A genome region from Haloarcula rubripromontorii includes the following:
- a CDS encoding fibrillarin-like rRNA/tRNA 2'-O-methyltransferase, which yields MTLPRGVERHAFGGETSLATQGQPVYGERTDGDWRRWDPHRSKLGAMLEQGMDTGLDGGETVLYLGAAAGTTVSHVADFGGPTYAVEFAPRPVRELLDAAESRQNLFPLLKDARKPGSYAHVVEPVDVVVQDVATRGQARVAALNKRFLGDDGRLLAAIKARSEDVTADPDAVFDNVREELSAEYELLETARLDPYHEDHLGIVARPRED from the coding sequence ATGACGCTCCCACGCGGCGTCGAGCGTCACGCCTTCGGCGGCGAGACGAGCCTCGCCACGCAGGGCCAGCCGGTGTACGGCGAGCGGACCGACGGCGACTGGCGGCGGTGGGACCCCCACCGCTCGAAGCTCGGCGCAATGCTCGAACAGGGAATGGACACCGGCCTCGACGGTGGTGAGACCGTGCTGTATCTCGGTGCGGCGGCCGGGACAACCGTGAGTCACGTCGCTGATTTCGGCGGGCCAACCTACGCCGTCGAGTTCGCGCCCCGGCCGGTTCGAGAACTGCTGGACGCTGCAGAGAGCCGGCAGAACCTCTTTCCGCTGCTCAAGGACGCCCGCAAGCCCGGGAGCTACGCCCACGTCGTCGAACCGGTCGATGTCGTCGTGCAGGACGTGGCGACAAGAGGGCAAGCCCGGGTGGCGGCGCTCAACAAGCGGTTCCTCGGAGACGACGGTCGGCTCCTCGCGGCGATCAAGGCCCGGAGCGAGGACGTGACCGCCGACCCCGACGCCGTGTTCGACAACGTACGCGAGGAACTCAGCGCCGAGTACGAATTGCTTGAGACGGCGCGTCTGGACCCGTATCACGAGGACCACCTCGGTATCGTTGCCCGGCCCCGCGAGGACTGA